The Paraburkholderia sp. FT54 genome includes the window GTCTAGAGGCCGCACCAGATCCTCGAACGCTTTGGCAATATCGTCCACAGGCTCAAGGAAGGGCATATTGGCGAGAAACTGTTTTGTAACTGCCTTAAAGATTGTGCCATCGCCGATTGCGTCCTCCTCGGCGAATACGTGCCCTAGTTGATGCAACAGAAACGACTGGGAGCCATGACGGTGACGTATCCCCGCCAAGCCGCGACCTAACACTAGGCGACGATCGGCGACGTTGATACGTCCCACGGGTGCGCGTACCGAGAGAAGAATATCGTGTGGCTCGGCAAGTCTACCGTCAGTGGCGCAATAGACGCGGTGACTTGGAAAGCGGAAGCCGTAGTCGGTGACACCTTGATGGAATGGCAGTCCATTACCTTCCTGGTTGTAGAACTCAGATGATGGCGACTGGCCCATCGTCAGATGAACTATTTGCTCAAGCGGCTTCACTCCCCAACTTTCCGGTATAGGACCGATTTTGGAGGCGACGAGGCGAGTCGGCAATGCATCAAAGACGTGCTGAGGCATAGAAGGAAACGATGTGCCACCAGAGGCTCTTACCTTGACGGGCTCGAAATCCACAAACCACGCGCGGAAAATCGCCCGTGCCAAGCGTTCCAACGCCCGCACGGTGCGGCCGTTTTGATCGATTTTTTCATCCAAAGCGCTGAGTGTCTTGCCGATGGCCTCCTGCGTCGTTAGACGATGCGGCCAGACAATTTCTATCGGATGAACATGATTACGATTGAGGGTTGGATTTGCTGAACCAACATCCATTCCAGCAAGCCGAGTGGCCATCATTCGGAAA containing:
- a CDS encoding restriction endonuclease subunit S encodes the protein MLPDGWIRTTIGEQLTLQRGFDITKATQRQGSVPVVSSGGVSSYHDTSTAVGPGVVLGRKGVVGSVYYVAADYWPHDTTLWVKDFKGNDPRFVYYFFRMMATRLAGMDVGSANPTLNRNHVHPIEIVWPHRLTTQEAIGKTLSALDEKIDQNGRTVRALERLARAIFRAWFVDFEPVKVRASGGTSFPSMPQHVFDALPTRLVASKIGPIPESWGVKPLEQIVHLTMGQSPSSEFYNQEGNGLPFHQGVTDYGFRFPSHRVYCATDGRLAEPHDILLSVRAPVGRINVADRRLVLGRGLAGIRHRHGSQSFLLHQLGHVFAEEDAIGDGTIFKAVTKQFLANMPFLEPVDDIAKAFEDLVRPLDDLIEASEMETRKLEELRDYLLPRLLSGSARVEAVDG